The Longimicrobiaceae bacterium genome window below encodes:
- a CDS encoding GNAT family N-acetyltransferase → MPQTLTEPALLADAAWWRIYEGCFPSPEREPREAIVAAMRLGVGAAIREVVDGETVGIATLHVLRAPAVVFCVYLATDPARRGGGVGGALLDHVQHVGEERVRQMGLTPRGLVWEVESVMDAASAEEREMRERRVRWFLARGGRVLPGRYVQPPVDGIHRIPMSLMFRGGGEAPDVASLARAIYREKYGAVNGIPAGVLDEMERGQ, encoded by the coding sequence ATGCCCCAGACGCTCACCGAACCCGCCCTCCTCGCCGATGCCGCCTGGTGGCGCATCTACGAAGGCTGCTTCCCATCTCCCGAACGCGAGCCGCGCGAGGCCATCGTCGCGGCGATGCGGCTGGGCGTCGGCGCCGCCATCCGTGAGGTGGTGGATGGCGAGACGGTGGGCATCGCCACGCTGCACGTGCTTCGTGCGCCCGCGGTCGTGTTCTGCGTCTACCTCGCGACGGACCCGGCGCGGCGGGGCGGGGGAGTGGGCGGCGCGCTGCTCGACCACGTGCAGCACGTGGGAGAAGAGCGGGTTCGGCAGATGGGGCTCACGCCGCGCGGGTTGGTGTGGGAGGTGGAGAGCGTGATGGACGCCGCATCCGCGGAAGAGCGGGAGATGCGTGAGCGGCGGGTGCGGTGGTTCCTCGCGCGCGGCGGGCGGGTGCTGCCGGGGCGATACGTGCAGCCGCCGGTGGACGGCATCCACCGCATCCCCATGTCGCTCATGTTCCGCGGCGGCGGCGAGGCGCCGGACGTGGCGAGCCTGGCGCGTGCCATCTACCGTGAGAAGTACGGCGCGGTGAACGGCATCCCCGCCGGCGTGCTGGACGAGATGGAGCGCGGTCAGTAG
- a CDS encoding L,D-transpeptidase: MIGIVRIAVAVAVAVLTASSGCSGAASGAARAREVATADSSSAARSLWADTLAGVRLDSVAAADSAAAARDSAAQPPVAEARRIVVSLERRRLWWIDGEDTLLTTPIAVGKSERLRFGKRVWAFDTPTGYRRVIAKGRDPVWTPPEWHYAELARDSSLALVHLRRGRDVPLGDGSVMEVRGDRVGRAMPDGTWEEMPPDEEVVFGDTLFVPPEGTVNRRVEGELGRYKLELGDGYMIHGTRDSASIGRAATHGCIRVPAKGLAYLYRHVPVGAQVYIY; this comes from the coding sequence ATGATCGGCATTGTGCGGATCGCGGTGGCGGTGGCGGTGGCGGTGCTGACGGCGTCGAGCGGGTGCTCGGGCGCAGCGTCTGGCGCGGCCCGGGCGCGGGAGGTCGCGACGGCCGATTCATCGTCTGCGGCGCGGTCGCTGTGGGCGGACACGCTGGCGGGGGTGCGGCTGGATTCGGTTGCGGCGGCGGACAGCGCGGCGGCGGCGCGCGACTCGGCCGCGCAGCCGCCGGTGGCGGAAGCGCGGCGGATCGTGGTGTCGCTGGAGCGGCGGCGGCTGTGGTGGATAGACGGGGAGGACACGCTTCTCACCACGCCCATCGCGGTGGGCAAGTCCGAGCGGCTGCGTTTCGGGAAGCGCGTGTGGGCGTTCGACACGCCCACGGGCTACAGGCGCGTGATCGCCAAGGGGCGCGACCCCGTGTGGACGCCGCCGGAGTGGCACTACGCCGAGCTGGCGCGCGACAGCTCGCTCGCGCTGGTGCACCTGCGGCGCGGGCGCGACGTGCCGCTGGGCGACGGCAGCGTGATGGAGGTGCGCGGCGACCGCGTCGGCCGGGCGATGCCGGACGGGACGTGGGAGGAGATGCCGCCGGACGAGGAGGTCGTCTTCGGCGACACGCTGTTCGTGCCGCCGGAGGGGACGGTGAACCGGCGCGTGGAGGGGGAGCTGGGGCGCTACAAGCTGGAGTTGGGCGACGGCTACATGATCCACGGCACGCGCGACTCGGCATCCATCGGCCGGGCGGCGACGCACGGATGCATCCGCGTGCCGGCCAAGGGCCTGGCGTACCTGTACCGGCACGTGCCGGTGGGCGCGCAGGTCTACATCTACTGA